The proteins below come from a single Parazoarcus communis genomic window:
- a CDS encoding YeiH family protein, whose product MSTSTTAAQPGIFAGTKKMVPGVMLCAVIAVAATFVSEHYGGPQFLYALLIGIAFHFLSDNDKCIPGIEFSAKKLVRIGVALLGARIVASDVSDLGLAGVGALIGAVALTIGFGLLMARLLGLPSMLGLLSGGGTGICGISATMAISSTLPNTRENERYTLLTAIGIAIFSTVAMVLYPLIVKSAGLSTAEAGLFLGGSIHDVAQVVGAGLIISPEVGDAATLAKMFRVAMLMPVVVILALTFHAERKKSETPGAKTPILPLFLVVFAALAAANSMGWLPHEVVEVSSDISRWCLVISIAALGVKTSLEKLAALGWKPIVLMSSEAIFVATYMLSVVYVSRAFGA is encoded by the coding sequence ATGAGCACATCCACAACTGCTGCGCAGCCAGGCATCTTCGCTGGCACGAAGAAAATGGTCCCCGGCGTGATGCTCTGCGCCGTCATCGCGGTCGCCGCCACGTTCGTCTCCGAGCACTACGGCGGGCCGCAGTTCCTCTACGCACTGCTGATCGGCATTGCCTTCCACTTTCTGTCGGACAACGACAAGTGCATCCCGGGCATCGAGTTCTCCGCCAAGAAACTGGTGCGCATCGGCGTCGCACTGCTGGGCGCGCGCATCGTTGCCAGTGACGTCAGCGACCTCGGTCTTGCCGGTGTCGGTGCCCTTATCGGCGCCGTCGCGCTGACCATCGGTTTCGGTCTGCTGATGGCCCGCCTGCTGGGGCTGCCGAGCATGCTCGGCCTGCTCTCGGGCGGCGGCACCGGCATCTGCGGCATCTCGGCGACGATGGCGATCTCGTCCACGCTGCCCAATACCCGCGAGAACGAGCGCTACACCCTGCTCACCGCCATCGGTATCGCGATTTTCTCCACCGTGGCGATGGTGCTCTACCCGCTGATCGTCAAGAGCGCCGGCCTCAGTACGGCCGAAGCCGGTCTCTTCCTCGGCGGCTCGATCCACGACGTCGCCCAGGTGGTGGGTGCCGGCCTGATCATTTCCCCGGAAGTCGGTGATGCGGCAACGCTGGCCAAGATGTTCCGCGTCGCCATGCTGATGCCGGTGGTTGTGATCCTCGCCCTCACTTTCCATGCCGAGCGCAAGAAGAGCGAAACCCCGGGCGCAAAGACCCCGATCCTGCCGCTGTTCCTGGTCGTGTTCGCCGCACTGGCTGCCGCCAACAGCATGGGCTGGCTGCCGCACGAAGTGGTCGAGGTCAGCTCCGACATCTCGCGCTGGTGCCTGGTGATCTCGATTGCCGCACTCGGTGTAAAGACCTCGCTCGAAAAGCTTGCCGCCCTGGGCTGGAAGCCCATCGTGCTGATGTCCAGCGAGGCCATCTTCGTGGCCACCTACATGCTCAGCGTGGTGTATGTCTCACGCGCCTTCGGCGCCTGA
- the xsc gene encoding sulfoacetaldehyde acetyltransferase: MSDQNSQANRSVPVGPTRMTPSEAFVETLVSNGVTDMFGIMGSAFMDAMDIFAPAGIRLIPVVHEQGAGHMADGFSRVSGRHGVVIGQNGPGISNCVTAIGAAFWAHSPVVIVTPETGTMGMGLGGFQECNQLPMFQEFTKYQGHVTHPARMAEYTGRCFDRAMSEMGPTQLNIPRDYFYGDITCEIPKPARLDRGAGGEHSLDEAAALLATAKFPVIISGGGVVMADAVEECKALAERLGAPVVNSYLHNDSFPASHPLWCGPLGYQGSKAAMKLMAQADVVVALGSRLGPFGTLPQHGMDYWPKNAKIIQIDADNKMLGLVKKISVGICGDAKAAAVALTRRLEGKTLACDADKAARAQKIADEKAAWEKELDEWTHEKDAFSLDMIEENAKEKTFQGGDYLHPRQVLRELEKAMPEDVMVSTDIGNINSVANSYLRFEKPRSFFAAMSFGNCGYAFPTIIGAKVAAPHRPAVSYAGDGAWGMSLMETMTCVRHNIPVTAVVFHNRQWGAEKKNQVDFYNRRFVAGELDNQSFAEIARAMGAEGITVDKIEDVGPALKKAIDMQMNEGKTTIIEIMCTRELGDPFRRDALSKPVRHLDKYKDYV; the protein is encoded by the coding sequence ATGAGCGATCAGAACAGCCAAGCCAACCGGTCCGTGCCCGTCGGTCCCACCCGCATGACCCCTTCCGAGGCCTTCGTCGAGACCCTGGTCTCGAACGGCGTGACCGACATGTTCGGCATCATGGGCTCGGCCTTCATGGATGCGATGGATATCTTCGCGCCGGCCGGCATCCGCCTGATCCCGGTGGTGCATGAGCAGGGCGCCGGCCACATGGCCGATGGCTTCTCCCGCGTCTCGGGTCGCCACGGCGTGGTGATCGGCCAGAACGGCCCCGGCATCTCCAACTGCGTGACCGCGATCGGCGCGGCGTTCTGGGCCCACAGCCCGGTGGTGATCGTGACCCCGGAGACGGGCACCATGGGCATGGGGCTGGGTGGTTTCCAGGAGTGCAACCAGTTGCCGATGTTCCAGGAGTTCACCAAGTACCAGGGCCACGTGACCCACCCGGCGCGCATGGCCGAGTACACCGGGCGCTGTTTCGATCGCGCCATGAGCGAGATGGGCCCGACCCAGCTGAACATTCCGCGTGACTATTTCTACGGCGACATTACCTGCGAGATTCCGAAGCCCGCCCGTCTGGACCGGGGCGCCGGTGGCGAGCACTCGCTGGACGAGGCCGCTGCGCTGCTGGCCACGGCCAAGTTCCCGGTGATCATCTCCGGCGGTGGCGTGGTGATGGCCGATGCGGTCGAGGAGTGCAAGGCGCTGGCCGAGCGCCTGGGCGCACCGGTGGTCAATAGCTACCTGCACAACGATTCCTTCCCCGCGAGCCATCCGCTGTGGTGCGGCCCGCTGGGCTACCAGGGTTCGAAGGCGGCGATGAAGCTGATGGCGCAGGCCGACGTGGTGGTGGCGCTGGGTTCGCGTCTGGGCCCCTTCGGTACCCTGCCCCAGCACGGCATGGACTACTGGCCCAAGAACGCGAAGATCATCCAGATCGACGCCGACAACAAGATGCTCGGCCTGGTGAAGAAGATCTCGGTGGGAATCTGCGGCGATGCGAAGGCGGCCGCCGTGGCGCTGACCCGTCGTCTGGAAGGCAAGACCCTGGCGTGCGATGCCGACAAGGCTGCCCGCGCACAAAAAATCGCCGACGAGAAGGCGGCGTGGGAGAAGGAGCTCGACGAATGGACGCACGAGAAGGATGCCTTCAGCCTCGACATGATCGAGGAGAACGCGAAGGAGAAGACCTTCCAGGGTGGCGACTATCTGCATCCGCGTCAGGTGCTGCGTGAGCTCGAGAAGGCGATGCCCGAGGACGTGATGGTGTCGACCGACATCGGCAACATCAACTCGGTGGCCAACAGCTACCTGCGCTTCGAGAAGCCGCGTTCCTTCTTCGCTGCAATGAGCTTCGGCAACTGCGGTTACGCCTTCCCCACCATCATCGGTGCCAAGGTCGCCGCGCCCCATCGTCCGGCCGTGTCCTACGCCGGCGACGGTGCCTGGGGCATGAGCCTGATGGAGACCATGACCTGCGTGCGTCACAACATCCCGGTCACCGCGGTGGTGTTCCACAACCGTCAGTGGGGTGCGGAGAAGAAGAACCAGGTCGATTTCTACAACCGCCGCTTCGTCGCCGGTGAGCTCGACAACCAGTCCTTCGCCGAGATCGCTCGCGCCATGGGCGCCGAGGGCATCACCGTCGACAAGATCGAGGATGTCGGCCCCGCGCTGAAGAAGGCCATCGACATGCAGATGAACGAAGGCAAGACCACCATCATCGAGATCATGTGTACCCGTGAGCTCGGCGACCCCTTCCGCCGCGATGCACTGTCCAAGCCGGTTCGTCACCTCGACAAGTACAAGGACTACGTCTGA
- a CDS encoding IclR family transcriptional regulator gives MNDTTHTPHQSATQPEIARIDGDTPTLRLFALLEVIAQKNQFFSLQSLVEETGLPKPTLHRMLQQLESAGMLQRDGDGRHYSTGMRLRRMAEQLLLNNTVHGARRAVLRQLVDEVGESCNLTALSGSEVLYLDRVETPAPLRFYLHPGSRVPAHCSASGKLFLGQMSPSQRKRLLEHTPLEKYTARTLTTFEALDAEVERVSRDGYAFDDEEFLPGLFCLAVLVPNPNGRSNTGIAIQAPVMRLSHDKVLKLLPALQRAAQAMAKIEADAMPEARNEGAEG, from the coding sequence ATGAACGACACCACACACACGCCACATCAGAGCGCCACGCAGCCGGAGATCGCCCGCATCGACGGGGATACGCCGACGCTGCGCCTGTTTGCGCTGCTCGAAGTGATCGCGCAGAAGAACCAGTTCTTCTCGCTGCAATCGCTGGTGGAAGAGACGGGGCTCCCGAAGCCGACGCTGCACCGGATGCTGCAGCAGCTCGAGAGCGCGGGGATGCTGCAACGGGACGGCGACGGGCGTCACTACAGTACGGGGATGCGGCTGCGGCGCATGGCCGAGCAGCTGCTGCTGAACAACACGGTGCACGGCGCGCGGCGCGCGGTGCTGCGCCAGCTGGTCGATGAAGTGGGCGAGAGCTGCAACCTCACCGCGCTGTCGGGCAGCGAAGTGCTGTACCTGGACCGGGTGGAGACGCCGGCGCCGCTGCGCTTTTACCTGCACCCGGGCTCAAGGGTGCCGGCGCACTGTTCGGCCAGCGGGAAGCTGTTCCTGGGGCAGATGAGCCCGAGCCAGCGCAAGCGCCTGCTCGAACACACGCCGCTGGAGAAATACACCGCACGCACGCTGACCACGTTCGAGGCGCTCGACGCGGAGGTGGAGCGGGTGAGCCGGGACGGGTACGCGTTTGACGACGAAGAGTTCCTGCCGGGGCTGTTCTGTCTGGCGGTGCTGGTGCCGAACCCGAACGGGCGCTCGAACACGGGGATCGCGATCCAGGCGCCGGTGATGCGGCTGAGCCACGACAAGGTGCTCAAGCTGCTGCCCGCGCTGCAGCGGGCGGCACAGGCCATGGCAAAGATCGAGGCCGATGCCATGCCGGAGGCACGAAACGAAGGGGCGGAAGGCTGA
- a CDS encoding AAA family ATPase yields the protein MTDITQIRPARLVSVREVFGIDSDLEVPAFDERDDHVPEIDGAYRFNPDVTLAILAGFNRDRRVMVQGLHGTGKSTHIEQVAARLNWPCVRVNLDGHISRLDLVGKDTIVVRDGLQVTEFQEGIVPWALQRPVAMIFDEYDAGRPDVMFVIQRILERDGKFTLLDQNRVIRPHPYFRLFATSNTVGLGNLSGMYHGTQVLNHAQIDRWNIVATLNYLPHEEEVAIVLARVPSKNYDKGRKLIAQMVQVADLTRKGFAAGDLSTLMSPRTVITWAENCEIFRNPALAFRLSFLNKCDEAERPIVAEYYQRCFGEELDESWMREAQS from the coding sequence GTGACAGACATCACCCAGATTCGCCCCGCCCGCCTGGTGTCGGTGCGTGAAGTGTTCGGCATCGATTCCGATCTCGAAGTCCCCGCCTTTGACGAGCGCGATGATCATGTGCCCGAGATTGACGGCGCCTACCGTTTCAATCCCGACGTAACCCTGGCCATTCTGGCCGGCTTCAATCGCGACCGGCGGGTGATGGTGCAGGGGCTGCACGGCACCGGCAAATCCACCCACATCGAACAGGTGGCGGCACGCCTGAACTGGCCCTGCGTGCGGGTGAACCTGGATGGCCACATCAGCCGTCTGGACCTGGTGGGAAAGGACACCATTGTCGTGCGCGACGGACTGCAGGTCACCGAGTTCCAGGAAGGCATCGTGCCGTGGGCCTTGCAGCGTCCGGTGGCGATGATCTTCGATGAATACGACGCCGGCCGGCCGGACGTGATGTTCGTGATCCAGCGCATTCTCGAGCGCGACGGCAAGTTCACCCTGCTCGACCAGAACCGGGTGATCCGCCCGCATCCCTATTTCCGCCTGTTCGCGACCTCGAACACCGTCGGCCTGGGCAACCTGTCGGGCATGTATCACGGCACGCAGGTGCTCAACCATGCGCAGATCGACCGCTGGAACATCGTGGCCACGCTCAACTACCTGCCGCATGAGGAGGAGGTGGCGATCGTGCTTGCCCGCGTGCCGTCGAAGAACTACGACAAGGGGCGCAAGCTGATCGCGCAGATGGTTCAGGTGGCGGATCTCACGCGCAAGGGTTTTGCTGCGGGCGATCTGTCGACGCTGATGTCGCCGCGCACGGTGATCACCTGGGCGGAGAACTGCGAGATTTTCCGCAACCCGGCGCTGGCTTTCCGCCTGTCCTTCCTCAACAAGTGCGACGAGGCCGAGCGCCCGATCGTGGCCGAGTACTACCAGCGCTGCTTCGGCGAGGAGCTGGATGAGTCCTGGATGCGCGAGGCGCAGTCTTAA
- a CDS encoding cobaltochelatase CobT-related protein, giving the protein MNATAQQRARRQQKVEELCAATLRAMTGDPALHYRGRRLHQGTRPLPMHAPHLRVDPDLDDFADCRAAADGMALRLLHSDPALHRSLCPTGGIERLVFEWLEQLRVETHVPVDMPGMAANLHRRFEDWSRTFYREGLTEGRLGILLYTVVQMVWSRLNARPVLEETEDYIEGTRASLVSTLGTPLAGMRRNRGDQRAFAAHALEAARVVGETMRADMAEAGAEADEADPDDEEEAKSRFALLLDFDQDEGDGDNIAAATTGESKVFGDAEQAYRVYTTRFDTEVAAGTLVRKALLREYRERVDKRIAEQGINLPRLARMLGAILAQPQRDGWLFGQEEGTIDGARLSQLISSPAERRLFRQDQYKPTADCIVTFLVDCSGSMKTHAEPVAAMIDLLIRALEMVGVTTELLGFTTGAWNGGRAVKEWMSHGRPANPGRLNEVTHMVFKEAERNWRRSRVDMMALLKPDLFREGIDGEAVDWACNRMLARDEARRILIVISDGCPADSATGRANDDFYLDNHLKDVVARREQQGAVEILGLGVGLDLSPFYRRCLATDMSQALDNNLFYEIVQLIGGRHRR; this is encoded by the coding sequence ATGAACGCGACTGCCCAGCAACGGGCCAGGCGGCAGCAGAAGGTCGAGGAGTTGTGCGCAGCCACGCTGCGTGCAATGACCGGCGATCCGGCGCTGCATTACCGCGGCCGACGATTGCACCAAGGCACGCGGCCGTTGCCGATGCATGCGCCGCATCTGCGCGTCGATCCCGATCTGGATGACTTCGCCGACTGCCGTGCGGCCGCCGATGGCATGGCGCTGCGCCTGCTGCACTCCGACCCCGCGCTGCATCGCAGCCTGTGTCCGACGGGCGGGATCGAGCGCCTGGTCTTTGAATGGCTTGAGCAGCTGCGGGTGGAAACCCATGTACCGGTGGATATGCCGGGCATGGCGGCCAACCTGCATCGGCGCTTCGAGGACTGGTCGCGCACCTTCTACCGCGAAGGGCTCACCGAAGGCCGCCTCGGCATCCTGCTGTACACCGTGGTGCAGATGGTGTGGTCGCGCCTCAACGCCAGACCGGTGCTGGAGGAAACCGAGGACTACATCGAAGGCACGCGCGCCTCGCTGGTAAGCACGCTCGGCACGCCGCTGGCGGGCATGCGCCGCAACCGCGGCGACCAGCGCGCCTTTGCCGCGCACGCGCTGGAAGCCGCCCGTGTGGTGGGTGAAACCATGCGCGCCGACATGGCCGAGGCTGGCGCAGAAGCCGACGAGGCCGACCCTGATGACGAGGAGGAAGCCAAGAGCCGCTTCGCGCTTCTGCTCGATTTCGACCAGGACGAGGGCGACGGCGACAACATCGCTGCAGCGACCACGGGCGAGTCGAAGGTGTTCGGTGACGCGGAGCAGGCCTATCGCGTCTACACAACGCGATTCGATACCGAAGTTGCCGCCGGCACGCTGGTGCGCAAGGCGCTGCTGCGCGAGTACCGCGAACGGGTGGACAAGCGCATCGCCGAACAGGGCATCAACCTCCCGCGGCTGGCGCGCATGCTCGGCGCGATCCTTGCACAGCCGCAGCGCGATGGTTGGTTGTTCGGGCAGGAGGAGGGCACCATCGACGGTGCCCGTCTGTCTCAGCTCATCAGCTCTCCGGCTGAGCGGCGCTTGTTCCGCCAGGATCAGTACAAGCCCACGGCAGACTGCATCGTCACCTTCCTCGTGGATTGCTCCGGGTCGATGAAGACGCATGCGGAGCCGGTGGCAGCAATGATCGATCTGCTGATCCGCGCCCTCGAAATGGTGGGCGTGACGACCGAATTGCTCGGCTTCACCACCGGTGCGTGGAACGGCGGGCGTGCGGTCAAGGAGTGGATGAGCCATGGGCGGCCGGCCAACCCCGGGCGCCTCAACGAAGTCACTCACATGGTGTTCAAGGAGGCGGAACGCAACTGGCGGCGTTCGCGGGTGGACATGATGGCGCTGCTCAAGCCCGATCTCTTTCGTGAGGGCATCGACGGCGAGGCGGTGGACTGGGCGTGCAACCGCATGCTGGCGCGCGACGAGGCACGGCGCATCCTGATCGTGATCTCCGACGGTTGTCCGGCCGACAGCGCGACCGGGCGTGCCAATGATGATTTCTATCTCGACAACCATCTGAAGGATGTCGTCGCACGCCGCGAACAGCAGGGTGCGGTGGAGATTCTGGGGCTCGGTGTGGGGCTTGATCTGAGCCCGTTCTACCGACGTTGCCTGGCAACCGACATGAGCCAGGCGCTCGACAACAATCTGTTTTACGAAATCGTTCAGCTCATCGGCGGGCGGCATCGGCGGTGA
- a CDS encoding cupin domain-containing protein has protein sequence MTVRVIEFGNPDVKATQSRLADMPDRVVAGDPQHTNATYFENAGGEVIAGTWTSTPGRWHAFTDRDEFCYIISGHVRLIAEDGSAQTFRTGDAFVIPNGFRGFWDVVETTTKHYVIRSYKAD, from the coding sequence GTGACAGTAAGGGTGATCGAGTTTGGCAATCCCGACGTGAAAGCGACGCAGAGCCGGCTCGCCGACATGCCCGATCGTGTGGTGGCGGGTGATCCGCAGCATACGAACGCAACGTATTTCGAGAATGCCGGCGGGGAAGTCATTGCCGGTACGTGGACCAGTACGCCCGGCAGATGGCATGCATTTACCGACCGCGACGAGTTCTGCTACATCATCAGCGGGCATGTACGTCTGATCGCGGAGGACGGCAGTGCGCAGACCTTCAGGACGGGCGACGCATTCGTGATACCGAATGGCTTTCGCGGCTTCTGGGATGTGGTCGAAACGACGACCAAGCACTATGTGATCCGCAGCTACAAAGCCGATTGA
- a CDS encoding Lin0512 family protein, translating into MTKKRVVTQFGMGTSIRSKNYTEAAARAIRDALWHNSLNVAEAFGFPKTAMIIDVEIGVQKPEEVDIPALHGIFPYGQPSITVVKGGLDITKPHTDGLTVIANAAIIVSFDMEPAND; encoded by the coding sequence ATGACCAAGAAGAGAGTGGTAACCCAGTTTGGAATGGGCACTTCGATCCGCAGCAAGAACTACACCGAGGCCGCTGCGCGCGCAATTCGCGACGCGCTGTGGCACAACTCGCTGAACGTGGCGGAGGCCTTCGGCTTTCCGAAAACCGCGATGATCATCGACGTGGAGATCGGAGTGCAGAAACCGGAAGAGGTCGATATCCCGGCGCTGCACGGAATCTTTCCCTACGGCCAGCCCTCGATCACCGTGGTCAAGGGCGGGCTCGACATTACGAAGCCGCACACCGACGGCCTGACCGTGATTGCAAATGCCGCAATCATCGTATCGTTCGACATGGAGCCCGCAAATGACTGA
- a CDS encoding Lin0512 family protein produces the protein MTEAITEKRIILEMGTGNDLYGADYTKAAIRAVHDALHHSSIVLFKSLGYDHLSMRVQVTIGVQEPDKVDTDRVAAELPRGRAEVTAVIGGLNVRDDEQDTTHVIATAAVEAYLPVDAADWRLIERS, from the coding sequence ATGACTGAGGCGATCACGGAGAAACGCATCATTCTCGAGATGGGTACCGGCAATGATCTCTACGGTGCCGACTACACCAAGGCCGCCATCCGCGCGGTACACGACGCCCTGCATCACTCGTCAATCGTGCTGTTCAAGTCGCTGGGCTACGATCACTTGAGCATGCGGGTGCAGGTCACGATCGGTGTGCAGGAGCCGGACAAGGTCGACACCGATCGCGTGGCTGCGGAGTTGCCGCGTGGCCGGGCAGAGGTGACGGCGGTGATTGGCGGGCTCAATGTACGGGATGACGAACAGGATACGACGCACGTGATTGCCACTGCGGCCGTCGAAGCCTATCTGCCGGTGGATGCGGCGGACTGGCGTCTGATCGAGCGCAGCTGA
- a CDS encoding EAL domain-containing protein, with the protein MIRLGIDANYAPYSFTGERGEIKGIVPEYLSLIEKALGIRFEISSHLKWPELMQAVRERRLDAVATVVRLPERETFMAFSRVYLTTPLVVMTRRDSPQLESLEALSRTRITLVTGYSASAQANDAIPGLHPYYVPTPLDGLQAVASGTADAYIGVLGVNTFLAAQHGISNLKVNGAFDMQGNGQRFGIRSDWPELAHLIDRALDSVPSEKQSEILSRWLPTQSRDLVQLGPPSLASRLFPWLVIFSCIVAFGYFTALVWNRQLRRELDRRKVELERALGIAGMGDWSLDMASGRIRWADELFRIAGRSPTALDWPTLREWIHPDERKKHEDYLSLLAAAPEGAKLPPLISHLVRPDGSSRWLEVSCATDFDAAGRPLRHYGTALDITERKLAEDKIRSLAYFDSLTGLPNRRLLMDRLSQAVSASKRSGEYGALIMLDLDRFKDLNDTQGHDVGDHLLVEVARRLAAHVRHEDTVSRLGGDEYIVIAEALGTDESSAALEAGLIAEQCRHGLGEAFSLGNGDAPYHCSTSIGITVFKGNELSLDVLFKQADVALYQAKKAGRNTVRFFNTDMQSAIDSRMKMESALRRGLREDEFRLHYQPLVDRDGRRIGAEALLRWFPRDADPVSPAQFIPVAEDTGLILPLGDWVLQTACEQLKRWSDDPQTRELTISVNVSARQFHQPQFVEQVVEQLQRSGVSPSRLKLELTESVVLERVDEVVARMQRLKSQGITFSLDDFGTGYSSLSYLKRLPLDQVKIDQSFVRDINHDRNDAAIVRAIVAIGQSLGIAVIAEGVETQAQRDLLIEYGCLQFQGYLFGRPVAIEHW; encoded by the coding sequence GTGATCCGCCTTGGGATCGACGCCAACTACGCGCCCTACTCCTTCACCGGCGAGCGCGGAGAGATCAAGGGGATCGTGCCGGAGTATCTGTCGCTGATCGAGAAGGCCCTTGGCATTCGATTCGAGATCAGCTCACATCTCAAGTGGCCCGAACTCATGCAGGCCGTGCGCGAACGCCGGCTCGACGCGGTGGCAACCGTAGTGCGCCTGCCCGAACGCGAGACATTCATGGCGTTCAGCCGCGTCTATCTGACGACCCCGCTCGTCGTCATGACCCGAAGGGATTCGCCGCAGCTGGAGTCGCTCGAAGCGCTCTCAAGGACGCGGATTACCCTGGTGACCGGCTATTCGGCCTCCGCGCAGGCAAACGACGCCATCCCCGGCCTCCATCCGTACTACGTACCAACGCCACTCGACGGCCTTCAGGCGGTTGCGTCCGGCACGGCAGATGCCTATATCGGCGTGCTGGGCGTGAATACGTTTCTTGCCGCGCAGCACGGCATCTCCAATCTCAAGGTGAATGGCGCCTTCGACATGCAGGGCAACGGCCAGCGCTTCGGCATTCGCAGCGACTGGCCCGAGCTTGCACACCTCATCGACAGAGCACTTGATAGTGTGCCGTCCGAGAAGCAGAGCGAGATTCTGTCGAGATGGTTGCCCACGCAGTCCAGGGATCTGGTGCAGCTCGGCCCGCCAAGCCTCGCCAGCCGCCTGTTTCCGTGGCTGGTGATTTTCAGCTGCATCGTCGCATTCGGGTATTTCACCGCCTTGGTCTGGAACCGGCAACTCCGGCGCGAACTGGATCGCCGCAAGGTGGAGCTCGAGCGCGCGCTCGGCATTGCCGGAATGGGCGACTGGTCGCTGGATATGGCGAGCGGGCGCATCAGGTGGGCGGACGAGCTTTTTCGCATCGCAGGGCGCTCCCCCACCGCGCTGGACTGGCCGACGCTCAGGGAGTGGATCCACCCGGATGAGCGCAAGAAGCACGAAGATTACCTTTCACTGCTCGCGGCCGCGCCCGAAGGGGCCAAGCTCCCGCCACTGATCTCCCACCTCGTTCGTCCCGACGGAAGTTCTCGCTGGCTGGAGGTCAGCTGCGCGACCGACTTCGACGCAGCAGGCAGGCCACTGCGCCACTACGGCACGGCCCTCGACATCACCGAGCGCAAACTGGCCGAAGACAAGATCCGGAGCCTGGCGTACTTCGATTCGCTGACCGGGCTGCCGAACCGCCGCCTGCTGATGGACCGGCTGAGCCAGGCCGTCTCTGCCAGCAAGCGCAGCGGCGAGTACGGTGCCCTGATCATGCTTGACCTGGATCGCTTCAAGGACCTGAATGACACCCAGGGCCACGATGTCGGCGACCATCTGCTTGTCGAGGTCGCGCGCCGTCTGGCAGCGCACGTTCGTCATGAGGATACGGTTTCGCGACTGGGCGGGGACGAATACATCGTGATCGCAGAAGCCCTGGGCACGGACGAGTCCTCGGCAGCACTCGAGGCAGGACTGATTGCCGAGCAATGCCGCCATGGACTCGGCGAGGCCTTTTCGCTCGGCAACGGTGACGCGCCCTACCATTGCAGCACCAGCATCGGCATCACCGTGTTCAAGGGCAACGAACTCAGCCTCGACGTGCTGTTCAAGCAGGCCGACGTAGCCCTCTACCAGGCCAAGAAGGCCGGCAGGAATACCGTCCGCTTCTTCAACACCGACATGCAGTCCGCGATCGACAGCAGAATGAAAATGGAGTCGGCCCTGCGGCGGGGATTGCGCGAAGATGAGTTCAGACTCCATTACCAGCCGCTGGTGGACCGGGATGGGCGACGAATCGGTGCCGAGGCACTGCTACGATGGTTTCCGCGCGATGCCGATCCGGTTTCGCCAGCTCAGTTCATTCCTGTTGCCGAGGACACCGGCCTCATTCTTCCGCTCGGCGACTGGGTTCTGCAGACGGCCTGCGAGCAGCTCAAACGCTGGAGTGACGATCCGCAAACCCGGGAACTCACGATTTCGGTCAACGTGAGCGCGCGCCAGTTTCACCAGCCGCAGTTTGTAGAGCAGGTCGTCGAACAGCTGCAACGCTCAGGCGTGAGCCCGTCGCGGCTGAAGCTGGAGCTGACCGAAAGCGTGGTCCTCGAGCGTGTCGATGAAGTGGTCGCGCGCATGCAGCGCCTGAAAAGCCAGGGCATCACCTTTTCCCTCGATGACTTCGGCACCGGCTACTCGTCCTTGTCCTACCTCAAGCGCCTGCCGCTGGATCAGGTCAAGATCGACCAGTCCTTCGTACGTGATATCAACCACGACCGGAACGACGCGGCAATTGTCAGGGCCATCGTCGCGATCGGACAGTCACTGGGAATCGCGGTCATCGCCGAAGGCGTCGAAACGCAAGCACAGCGCGACCTGCTGATCGAATACGGATGCCTGCAGTTCCAGGGCTACCTGTTCGGGAGACCCGTAGCCATCGAGCACTGGTGA